In a single window of the Paenibacillus sp. MMS20-IR301 genome:
- a CDS encoding disulfide oxidoreductase — translation MSAFSAFCRRNCLYLAWFVSVIAVAGSLYLSEVLKYEPCKLCWFQRIFMYPQLFLLGIATYRGDKRIIPYVLPLSLIGGSISIYHYAEQKIPALSKVLPCTIGVPCNKDYLNYFGFITIPLLALIAFALIAILLWTGRKEDTAE, via the coding sequence CCTGGCCTGGTTTGTCTCTGTCATTGCTGTGGCAGGGAGTCTGTACCTTAGTGAAGTTCTGAAATATGAGCCCTGCAAGCTGTGCTGGTTCCAGCGCATCTTTATGTACCCGCAGCTCTTCCTGCTCGGGATCGCCACCTACCGTGGAGATAAGCGCATCATTCCGTACGTGCTTCCGCTTAGCCTGATTGGCGGGAGTATCTCAATCTATCACTATGCGGAACAGAAAATACCGGCACTCAGCAAGGTCCTTCCATGTACGATTGGTGTTCCCTGCAATAAGGATTATCTGAATTATTTCGGATTTATTACGATTCCTTTGCTTGCCCTGATTGCGTTTGCTTTAATCGCAATTTTGCTCTGGACAGGACGTAAAGAGGATACAGCAGAGTAA
- a CDS encoding APC family permease: MVSKVKRLLIGRPMKSNELDHEKLSKVKALAVLSSDALSSVAYGTEQILIVLVAAGFTAIWYSLPIALAVLGLLAILIMSYRQTIFAYPQGGGAYIVAKSNLGVHTGLLAGGSLLVDYILTVAVSASAGTDAITSAFPSLHNHSVLIAVSVILLLTIVNLRGVTESASFIAIPVYLFVVSIFVLIIAGFIKYMTGGAHAHVPEIGSAVSNVSMFLLLKAFSSGCSALTGVEAVSNAIPNFKAPAEKNAAKTLMLMGLILGIMFTGITLLAYWYGIMPDEKATVVSQITESTFGRGGLYFFIQGITAVILFLAANTAYSAFPLLAFMFAKDKYLPHAFMVRGDRLGFSNGIIFLGVLSAVLVAAFHGNTEGLIPLYAVGVFIPFTLSQLGMMVQWFRTKPQGWKSKFAVNTVGMLTTLTITLIFIITKFSSVWMAFIFLPLVIIVFHRIHRHYMNIADQLRICPATDKPCIKGSTVVVPVAGVTRAVLHSISYAKSLTDNVVAVYVGFDEEEIHKMEQKWEEWNPGVRLIVLRSRYRSIIRPLVKFIDTVEWKTASTDHITVLIPQFVTKHWWQAVLHNQTSLFIRSYLMNQKDIVIATVPYHLHK; this comes from the coding sequence ATGGTAAGCAAGGTAAAACGACTATTGATCGGACGTCCGATGAAGTCGAACGAACTCGATCATGAAAAGTTATCCAAGGTGAAAGCACTGGCTGTCCTGTCTTCTGATGCGCTCTCGTCTGTAGCCTACGGAACAGAACAAATCTTAATTGTACTCGTGGCTGCCGGATTTACAGCTATATGGTACTCATTGCCAATTGCCTTAGCCGTACTGGGCCTGCTGGCTATCCTGATTATGTCCTACCGGCAGACTATCTTTGCCTATCCGCAGGGCGGAGGCGCATATATCGTTGCCAAAAGCAATCTGGGCGTGCATACCGGACTTCTGGCCGGCGGCTCGCTGCTGGTGGATTACATTCTGACTGTGGCCGTAAGTGCTTCAGCGGGTACGGATGCGATCACTTCAGCTTTTCCAAGTCTGCATAATCATAGTGTATTAATTGCGGTTTCTGTAATCCTGCTCTTGACAATTGTCAATCTGCGGGGCGTTACCGAGTCTGCTTCCTTCATAGCTATTCCGGTGTACCTGTTCGTTGTCTCCATCTTCGTGCTGATTATCGCAGGGTTCATCAAGTATATGACCGGCGGTGCGCATGCGCATGTGCCTGAGATCGGGTCAGCGGTATCGAATGTCAGTATGTTCCTGCTGCTCAAGGCATTCAGCTCTGGCTGTTCGGCACTTACCGGGGTTGAGGCGGTCTCCAATGCTATTCCTAACTTCAAGGCTCCTGCGGAAAAAAATGCCGCCAAAACCCTTATGCTGATGGGTCTGATCCTCGGGATTATGTTCACTGGAATTACGCTGCTGGCTTACTGGTACGGTATTATGCCGGATGAGAAGGCGACGGTGGTCTCACAGATTACCGAATCGACCTTCGGCCGCGGCGGTTTGTACTTTTTCATTCAAGGGATTACAGCAGTGATCCTGTTCCTGGCAGCTAATACAGCTTACTCGGCATTCCCGCTGCTGGCCTTCATGTTCGCCAAGGATAAATATCTGCCGCATGCCTTCATGGTCCGCGGTGACCGGCTGGGCTTCTCGAACGGTATTATTTTCCTCGGAGTGTTGTCGGCTGTACTGGTAGCAGCATTCCATGGGAATACAGAAGGGCTGATCCCGTTATATGCAGTCGGGGTATTCATCCCGTTCACACTGTCCCAGCTGGGCATGATGGTGCAGTGGTTCAGAACCAAGCCGCAAGGCTGGAAGAGCAAGTTCGCGGTTAATACGGTAGGCATGCTCACCACCTTGACGATTACCCTGATCTTCATTATTACCAAATTCTCAAGCGTGTGGATGGCTTTCATCTTCCTGCCGCTCGTCATTATTGTGTTCCACCGGATTCACCGTCATTATATGAATATTGCCGATCAGCTGCGGATTTGCCCGGCTACCGATAAGCCCTGCATCAAGGGAAGTACGGTTGTCGTTCCCGTTGCGGGCGTAACCCGCGCGGTGCTGCATTCGATCAGCTACGCAAAGTCCTTGACTGATAATGTAGTGGCTGTCTATGTAGGGTTCGATGAGGAAGAGATTCATAAGATGGAACAGAAGTGGGAGGAATGGAATCCCGGTGTCCGGCTGATTGTACTCCGTTCGCGGTACCGCAGCATTATCCGCCCGCTGGTGAAGTTTATCGATACGGTAGAATGGAAGACAGCGTCAACTGATCATATCACTGTATTAATTCCGCAATTTGTAACGAAGCACTGGTGGCAGGCGGTTCTGCATAATCAGACCAGCTTGTTCATCCGCTCTTATCTGATGAATCAGAAGGATATTGTTATTGCAACCGTTCCTTATCATTTGCACAAATAA
- a CDS encoding iron ABC transporter permease produces the protein MVSSTRSTLHSSAAPGDQPVKSRPVAAMTILVLGIAAIIIGLMLSVSVGAVDIKLATVWAAVFRFNPELSQHQVIRELRIPRALAGALVGACFAVAGAIMQGMTRNPLADSGLLGLNAGAGVGLALAFAFAPSLSFVYILFYCFTGAAVASLLVFGIGSLSHSGLTPLRLTLAGAAVSAMLLAISQGIAILFNLSQDIAFWMAGGVGGANWTQLTIISPWIGAALTASLVLSRSITLLSLGRDVAAGLGQRTRLVQAAGIIIVIILAGAAVSTAGPIAFVGLMIPHITRYLVGVDYRWIIPCSAVLGSLLILFADIAARMINAPYETPIGALIAVIGVPFFIYLASKRKGEL, from the coding sequence ATGGTTTCATCTACAAGATCCACACTTCATTCTTCTGCTGCTCCCGGAGACCAACCGGTAAAGTCGCGGCCGGTTGCCGCAATGACTATTCTGGTGCTTGGGATCGCAGCAATTATTATCGGGCTGATGTTATCCGTATCTGTAGGTGCTGTGGATATCAAGCTGGCCACCGTATGGGCAGCGGTCTTCCGGTTCAACCCGGAGCTGTCCCAGCATCAGGTAATCCGTGAGCTGCGCATTCCCCGGGCCTTGGCCGGAGCGCTCGTTGGAGCCTGCTTCGCCGTTGCCGGGGCGATTATGCAGGGGATGACCCGCAATCCGCTGGCCGACTCGGGCCTGCTGGGACTGAATGCCGGTGCGGGCGTGGGCCTTGCGCTGGCCTTTGCTTTTGCGCCATCACTGTCATTCGTGTATATCCTGTTCTACTGCTTCACAGGTGCGGCTGTGGCCTCACTGCTGGTGTTCGGCATCGGCTCGCTCTCCCATAGCGGCCTTACGCCTCTGCGGCTTACTCTTGCAGGCGCGGCAGTCAGTGCCATGCTGCTGGCAATCAGCCAGGGGATAGCGATTCTGTTCAACCTGTCCCAGGACATCGCATTCTGGATGGCGGGCGGGGTTGGCGGGGCGAACTGGACGCAGCTTACAATCATCTCCCCCTGGATCGGGGCGGCCTTGACAGCTTCTTTGGTGCTCTCGCGGTCCATTACACTGCTGAGCCTGGGCCGGGATGTTGCGGCGGGGCTTGGACAGCGCACACGGCTCGTGCAGGCTGCCGGGATCATCATAGTGATCATACTTGCCGGAGCTGCAGTATCGACGGCCGGGCCGATTGCTTTTGTCGGATTAATGATTCCGCATATTACACGTTATCTTGTCGGCGTCGATTACCGCTGGATTATCCCTTGCTCGGCGGTTCTTGGAAGCCTTCTGATCCTGTTCGCGGATATTGCGGCAAGAATGATCAATGCACCGTATGAGACTCCGATTGGAGCCTTAATCGCTGTAATCGGGGTGCCGTTCTTCATCTATCTGGCCAGTAAGCGCAAGGGGGAGCTGTAA
- a CDS encoding iron-hydroxamate ABC transporter substrate-binding protein translates to MLSFNLQRPKSMKLAVAGLMTMTVLLSACGNNNAANSGAAATAAPAAETTAAPTTAPAETAAPAAEQTVTDAMGHKVTIPANPQRVLASYMEDYLVALGVTPVAQWSVANGIQEYLATQLKDIPTISYDLPLEAVTSFAPDFTIVQSEGLVQNGLYDQLNKIAPTYVLGDEVSKDWRASLLRIGELLGKTPEAEKALADYDQKAADAKAKITASIGDQSVAILWLVSKNFFIVDETRSSGAVLYGDLGLKLPNLVTDIPAESRATWNPITLEKLSELTADQIILVNSDGADAAEITDGAIWKGIPAVKAGNVHEFGRESSWLYSGPVANSKTIDDALSSLVK, encoded by the coding sequence ATGTTGTCGTTCAATCTGCAAAGACCGAAGAGTATGAAGCTGGCCGTGGCCGGACTCATGACCATGACGGTACTGCTGTCCGCATGCGGTAATAATAATGCTGCAAACAGCGGAGCGGCTGCAACGGCTGCACCGGCAGCTGAAACCACGGCTGCACCTACAACTGCACCGGCAGAAACAGCTGCACCGGCTGCGGAACAAACGGTGACAGACGCAATGGGGCATAAAGTTACGATCCCGGCGAACCCGCAGCGTGTACTTGCATCTTATATGGAGGATTATCTGGTGGCTCTCGGTGTGACTCCGGTTGCCCAGTGGTCCGTAGCCAACGGTATTCAGGAATACCTGGCAACCCAGCTCAAAGATATTCCAACGATTAGCTATGACCTTCCGCTGGAGGCTGTAACCAGCTTCGCTCCGGACTTCACCATCGTACAATCGGAAGGCCTCGTTCAGAACGGGCTGTATGACCAGCTGAACAAAATTGCACCTACGTATGTTCTGGGTGATGAGGTCAGCAAAGACTGGCGTGCAAGCTTGCTCCGGATCGGTGAGCTGTTAGGGAAGACTCCTGAAGCTGAGAAAGCCCTTGCAGATTATGATCAAAAAGCGGCTGATGCCAAGGCGAAAATCACCGCTTCAATCGGTGATCAATCTGTAGCGATCCTGTGGCTGGTCTCCAAGAACTTCTTTATCGTAGACGAAACCCGCAGCAGCGGGGCGGTACTGTATGGTGATCTTGGTTTGAAGCTGCCGAATCTGGTTACCGACATCCCGGCAGAGTCCAGAGCAACCTGGAATCCAATCACACTTGAGAAGTTGTCCGAGCTGACTGCAGATCAGATCATCCTGGTGAACAGTGACGGGGCGGATGCAGCTGAAATTACGGATGGCGCAATCTGGAAAGGAATTCCGGCTGTAAAGGCGGGGAATGTTCATGAGTTCGGAAGAGAATCCAGCTGGCTGTACAGCGGGCCGGTAGCTAACTCCAAAACCATTGATGATGCCCTGAGCAGTCTTGTAAAGTAA